A DNA window from Xyrauchen texanus isolate HMW12.3.18 chromosome 6, RBS_HiC_50CHRs, whole genome shotgun sequence contains the following coding sequences:
- the LOC127644810 gene encoding gastrula zinc finger protein XlCGF57.1-like, which yields MEFIKEEFKEESEDISISEPFRLKNEDTEEQRDLMQLKEESEGPNEVEENHQYQKPTKFVTGEKSYSCSQTEKKHSHKKTRIKKKENSFTCPQCGKNFTNKVALQRHIRIHTGEKPFTCPQCGKSFFVKGSLQRHMRIHTGEKPYSCHQCEKSFTHKGGLKVHLRIHSGEKPYTCHQCGKSFRHKGSLNIHIRTHTVGKPFTCLQCDKSFTEKGSLKVHLRIHSGEKPYTCHQCEKSYTHKASLNIHIRTHNVEKPYTCLQCEKSFRHKVSLKVHIRIHTGEKPYKCHQCEKSFTHEKIYKEHMRIHTGETPYKCHECGKSLTDKSALNYHMSIHTGERPFICPQCGKSFINKYSLKYHIRIHTGEKPYTCNLCEKSFTHRGSLSCHLKTHTGAKAFKCLQCGKSFAGKTKLRAHMKCHSREKLLHCSKD from the coding sequence acCTGATGCAGCTGAAAGAGGAAAGTGAAGGAccgaatgaagtggaggagaatcACCAGTATCAGAAACCTACTAAATTTgtaactggagaaaaatcttatAGTTGCTCCCAGACTGAAAAGAAACACTCACATAAAAAAACtcgaattaaaaaaaaagaaaattctttcacctgccctcagtgtggaaagaatttCACAAATAAAGTAGCCCTTCAAAGGCACataagaattcatactggagagaaacctttcacatgccctcagtgtggaaaaagtttcttTGTAAAAGGAAGCCTTCAaaggcacatgagaattcacactggagagaagccttattcatgccatcagtgtgaaaagagtttcacacatAAAGGAGGTCTTAAAGTCCACTTAAgaattcactctggagagaaaccttacacgtgccatcagtgtggaaagagttttcgACATAAAGGAAGTCTTAATATCCACATAAGGACTCATACTGTAgggaagcctttcacatgcctccAGTGTGATAAGAGTTTCACAGAGAAAGGAAGTCTTAAAGTCCACTTAAgaattcactctggagagaaaccttacacatgccatcagtgtgaaaAGAGTTACACACATAAAGCAAGTCTTAATATCCACATAAGGACTCACAATGTagagaagccttacacatgcCTTCAGTGTGAAAAGAGTTTTAGACATAAAGTCAGTCTTAAAGTccacataagaattcacactggagagaagccttacaaatGCCAtcagtgtgaaaagagtttcacacatGAAAAAATTTATAAggagcacatgagaattcacactggagagactcCATACAAATGTCatgagtgtggaaagagtttaacAGACAAAAGTGCCCTTAATTATCACATGAGCATTCACACCGGAGAAAGGCCTTTCATATGCCCTCAGTGTGGGAAGAGCTTCATCAACAAATATTCACTGAAGTATCACatcagaattcacactggagaaaagccttatACCTGCAATCtatgtgaaaagagtttcacacatAGAGGAAGTCTGAGTTGCCACTTAAAAACTCACACTGGAGCGAAGGCTTTCaaatgccttcagtgtggaaagagtttcgcaGGAAAAACAAAGCTAAGAGCTCATATGAAATGTCATTCAAGAGAGAAGTTACTCCATTGTTCTAAAGACTAA